The Mucilaginibacter yixingensis genome window below encodes:
- the namA gene encoding NADPH dehydrogenase NamA has translation MTSHLFTPFNLKSIQLRNRVVISPMCEYSSVDGFANNWHLVHLGAFATGGAGLIITEAAAISPEGRISFADLGIYKDEHIAKLKEITDFIHEHGAVAGIQLAHAGRKGSHHQPWNGGAQIPSDQPNGWKNVAPSAIPFQPGNEAPIELDKAGIEKVKADFKAAASRALQAGFKLIELHGAHGYLINQFLSPISNHRTDEYGGSFENRTRLLLEIVEGIKEVWPADLPLLVRLSVSEWTEGGWTVDESIALAKLLKAEGVDLIDCSSAGNVYGAKINVKPGYQVPFAEAVRHGADIATGAVGLITSAQQAEDIIKARQADLVFIAREALRDPHFALRAAHQLGAEIKWPVQYERAKWH, from the coding sequence ATGACATCGCATCTATTTACTCCTTTTAACTTAAAATCGATACAGTTACGCAACCGCGTAGTGATATCGCCTATGTGCGAGTACTCGTCTGTTGACGGTTTCGCTAATAACTGGCACCTGGTACACTTGGGTGCATTTGCCACCGGCGGCGCCGGACTGATTATTACAGAGGCGGCGGCCATATCGCCCGAGGGCCGCATCAGCTTTGCCGATCTGGGGATATATAAAGACGAGCACATCGCCAAACTAAAAGAGATTACTGATTTTATACATGAGCACGGCGCGGTGGCTGGTATACAACTGGCACATGCCGGCCGTAAAGGCAGCCATCACCAGCCGTGGAACGGTGGTGCACAAATCCCGTCAGACCAGCCTAATGGTTGGAAAAATGTAGCACCGAGCGCTATCCCCTTCCAGCCAGGAAACGAAGCGCCCATAGAGCTGGATAAAGCAGGCATAGAAAAAGTTAAGGCCGATTTCAAGGCGGCGGCATCCCGCGCGTTGCAAGCTGGATTTAAGCTGATAGAACTACACGGCGCACATGGCTACCTGATCAACCAGTTCCTCTCCCCCATCAGCAATCATCGTACGGATGAGTATGGCGGCTCGTTTGAAAATCGAACTCGTTTGCTGTTGGAAATTGTAGAGGGCATTAAAGAAGTATGGCCGGCAGACCTGCCGCTGCTGGTGCGCCTTTCTGTGAGCGAGTGGACCGAAGGCGGCTGGACCGTTGATGAGTCCATCGCGTTAGCAAAGTTGTTAAAAGCCGAGGGTGTTGACCTGATTGATTGCTCAAGCGCGGGTAACGTGTATGGTGCAAAAATTAATGTGAAACCCGGTTACCAGGTGCCTTTTGCTGAAGCGGTGCGCCATGGTGCAGACATTGCTACCGGTGCTGTAGGCCTGATTACCAGCGCGCAACAAGCCGAGGATATTATAAAGGCCCGTCAGGCCGATCTGGTTTTTATTGCCCGTGAGGCCCTGCGCGATCCGCACTTTGCCCTGCGTGCAGCGCATCAGCTTGGTGCAGAAATTAAATGGCCGGTGCAATATGAGCGCGCTAAGTGGCATTAA
- a CDS encoding M14 metallopeptidase family protein, which yields MKKLYLLIVLLFCFCAVQAQKLQSPAEFLGYRLGEHFTFYSRIADYFRYVAQASKNVKLQQYGTTNEGRPLLVAFIGSEQNVNRLEVVRKYNLSLAGLDNGVAINNPPVIVWLSYNVHGNEPSSSEAAMWTLYDVANPENAKTQAWLKNTLVIIDPCVNPDGRDRYVNYYNMVGDRIPDANPASREHTEPWPGGRVNHYYFDLNRDWAWQTQKETQARVGLFNKWLPQIHVDFHEQGYNSPYYFAPAAEPFHKVITAWQREFQTIIGKNNAKLFDQNGWMYFTHEEFDLLYPSYGDTYPLYNGSIGMTYEQGGISGGLAVITAGNDTLTLADRIAHHHANSLSTIETASKYAQKAVDEFKKFYDNSRSNPPGDYKTYVIKNDNQDKINALGQLLDRNGIQYGFGVSRPANGFNYFNLKTENFNIGPNDMVIDAYQPKSVLASVLLEPKTFVADSNTYDITAWSLPYAYGLKAYGLKEEVKAADGKQTISALKANVPAPGSPVYAYVSAWQSVEDVKFMAALMKKNIRVRYAEMPFEAAGKKFSRGSIIITRAGNSRPDFEQLVSGAAKEFKRELTALSSGFVDKGADIGSKEVHLIAKPKVMLLSNEGTSSSNVGEIWHFFEQQINYPLTLVRYQDLGKVKLSDFDVLILPDGNYPDLPADKLQAWVHDGGKLIAIGDGAATLEDKKGFRISGKDSDKDGKDDKDQKADKDKKKKTIDDTRVYGERERQSLKTSVPGAIYKMRLDNTHPLAYGLPDYYYTLKLDDKIYAPLGDDGWSVGTIKKDGFVAGFVGQTSKNKIMDGMLLGVQPLGRGTVVYMVDDPLFRELWENGKLLFSNAVFMVGN from the coding sequence ATGAAGAAATTATATCTCCTGATAGTATTGTTGTTTTGTTTTTGTGCCGTGCAGGCGCAAAAGCTGCAATCGCCGGCTGAGTTTTTGGGTTACCGGCTGGGTGAGCATTTTACTTTCTACTCGCGTATTGCAGATTATTTTAGATATGTGGCACAGGCGTCAAAAAACGTTAAGCTGCAACAATACGGCACCACTAACGAAGGGCGGCCGCTTTTAGTAGCGTTTATCGGGTCTGAACAAAATGTTAACCGACTTGAGGTAGTCCGCAAGTATAATTTGTCGCTTGCCGGGTTGGACAATGGTGTCGCTATCAACAATCCGCCCGTAATTGTATGGCTGAGCTATAATGTGCATGGTAACGAGCCATCATCAAGCGAGGCTGCCATGTGGACGCTGTATGATGTGGCTAATCCAGAGAATGCCAAAACGCAGGCCTGGCTTAAAAACACGTTGGTCATCATTGACCCTTGTGTTAACCCTGATGGGCGCGACCGTTACGTAAACTACTACAACATGGTGGGCGACCGCATCCCAGACGCCAATCCTGCTTCGCGCGAGCATACCGAACCTTGGCCCGGTGGCAGAGTAAATCACTACTACTTTGACCTGAACCGCGACTGGGCCTGGCAAACACAGAAAGAAACTCAGGCCCGTGTAGGTCTTTTTAATAAATGGCTCCCGCAGATTCATGTTGATTTTCATGAGCAGGGCTATAACAGTCCCTACTATTTTGCACCCGCAGCCGAGCCTTTTCATAAGGTAATTACTGCGTGGCAGCGCGAGTTTCAAACCATCATCGGTAAAAACAACGCCAAACTGTTTGATCAGAACGGTTGGATGTATTTTACACATGAGGAGTTTGATTTGCTGTATCCATCCTATGGCGATACCTATCCGTTGTATAACGGTTCCATCGGGATGACTTATGAGCAGGGCGGTATTAGCGGCGGTCTGGCGGTGATAACGGCCGGTAACGATACGCTTACCCTCGCAGACCGCATCGCCCATCACCATGCCAATAGTTTGAGTACGATAGAGACGGCCTCCAAATACGCCCAGAAAGCGGTGGATGAGTTTAAAAAGTTTTATGATAACAGCCGCAGCAATCCGCCGGGTGATTATAAGACTTATGTAATTAAGAACGATAATCAGGATAAGATCAATGCACTGGGGCAGCTACTGGATCGTAACGGCATTCAATATGGCTTTGGGGTTAGTCGCCCGGCCAATGGTTTCAATTATTTTAATCTGAAGACGGAGAACTTTAACATCGGCCCTAATGATATGGTGATTGACGCTTATCAACCCAAATCTGTTCTGGCCAGTGTATTGTTGGAGCCTAAAACCTTTGTGGCCGATAGCAATACTTATGATATCACCGCCTGGTCTTTACCTTATGCTTACGGTTTAAAGGCTTATGGGCTGAAAGAAGAGGTAAAAGCTGCTGATGGCAAACAAACCATTTCCGCGTTGAAGGCAAATGTGCCGGCACCAGGATCGCCGGTTTATGCTTATGTGAGTGCGTGGCAGTCGGTAGAGGATGTGAAATTTATGGCGGCGCTGATGAAGAAAAACATCCGCGTGCGGTATGCTGAGATGCCTTTTGAGGCGGCGGGGAAAAAGTTTAGCCGTGGATCAATCATTATTACCCGTGCGGGCAACAGTCGCCCGGATTTTGAGCAGTTGGTGAGCGGCGCGGCTAAGGAGTTTAAGCGCGAACTCACAGCGCTCTCATCGGGCTTTGTAGATAAGGGGGCAGACATTGGCTCTAAAGAAGTGCACCTGATAGCCAAACCGAAAGTGATGCTGCTCAGCAATGAAGGTACGTCATCATCAAATGTGGGCGAGATCTGGCATTTCTTTGAACAGCAGATTAACTACCCGCTCACGCTGGTGCGTTACCAGGATTTAGGAAAGGTAAAGTTGTCAGACTTTGATGTGCTCATTCTGCCTGATGGCAACTACCCCGATTTGCCTGCTGATAAACTACAGGCCTGGGTGCATGATGGCGGCAAGCTGATTGCCATAGGCGACGGGGCAGCAACGTTGGAAGATAAAAAAGGCTTCCGCATCAGCGGGAAAGACTCGGATAAAGACGGCAAAGACGATAAGGATCAAAAAGCCGATAAAGACAAAAAAAAGAAGACCATCGATGATACCCGGGTTTACGGTGAGCGTGAGCGGCAATCGCTTAAAACCAGTGTGCCCGGCGCCATCTACAAAATGAGGTTAGATAATACCCACCCGCTGGCCTATGGCTTGCCCGATTACTATTATACCCTAAAGCTGGATGATAAGATTTATGCCCCTCTGGGCGATGATGGTTGGAGCGTAGGCACTATAAAAAAAGACGGCTTTGTGGCCGGCTTTGTAGGGCAAACCAGCAAGAATAAAATAATGGACGGTATGCTGCTGGGCGTACAACCTCTTGGCCGGGGCACGGTAGTTTATATGGTAGATGATCCGCTGTTCCGCGAGTTATGGGAGAACGGTAAATTACTGTTTAGTAACGCGGTGTTTATGGTAGGGAACTGA
- a CDS encoding lactonase family protein: MKRILLAMALLSAVPVFAQKKPKDNTPKSFDLLIGTYTTGESKGIYVYRFYTETGATAYLNEVDGIDNPSYLCVAANNHFVYSVNEVGTERKGSVSSFSFDPKEGRIALLNKQPSTGTGPCYISIDKAQKHVFVANYASGALSVLPIAKDGTLLPVVQTIQDAGTGPNKARQEGPHVHTAVLSPDEKYLLYTDLGTDKLNIYRYKPSQPQPLTPADPSVVKVLGGHGPRHIDFTPDRKFMYLITEMGGVIYVYDYNKGEPKQLEAISIVADGFKGAVGAADIHVSPDGKFLYATNRGDANEIVVFAINPDTGSLTFVERKPSMGKTPRNFVIDPTGNFLLVANQMSDDIYVYKRDKATGKLTLTRNKISVGNPSCLKFTPAE; encoded by the coding sequence ATGAAAAGAATCCTGCTGGCAATGGCGCTTTTATCGGCCGTGCCTGTTTTTGCTCAGAAAAAGCCTAAAGACAATACCCCAAAATCATTCGATCTGCTCATCGGTACTTATACCACCGGCGAGAGTAAAGGCATTTACGTTTATCGTTTTTATACCGAAACCGGCGCTACGGCTTATTTGAATGAAGTGGATGGTATTGATAATCCATCATACCTGTGCGTTGCTGCCAATAATCATTTTGTTTACTCGGTGAACGAGGTGGGTACCGAGCGTAAGGGCAGCGTGAGCTCGTTTTCTTTCGACCCGAAAGAAGGACGCATCGCCTTGCTGAACAAGCAACCGTCTACCGGTACCGGTCCGTGCTACATTTCTATTGATAAAGCGCAGAAGCATGTTTTTGTGGCTAACTATGCCAGCGGTGCGCTTTCTGTATTGCCGATTGCTAAAGATGGTACCTTGCTGCCGGTGGTGCAAACCATTCAGGATGCTGGTACAGGTCCTAACAAGGCCCGTCAGGAAGGACCGCACGTGCATACGGCGGTGCTGTCGCCAGATGAAAAGTATTTGCTGTATACCGATCTGGGTACCGATAAGCTGAACATCTATCGCTACAAGCCGTCGCAACCGCAACCGTTAACCCCGGCCGATCCATCCGTTGTGAAAGTGCTAGGCGGTCATGGTCCGCGACATATTGATTTTACGCCCGACCGTAAGTTTATGTACCTGATTACCGAAATGGGTGGCGTGATTTATGTTTACGATTACAACAAAGGTGAGCCCAAACAACTTGAAGCTATCAGCATAGTGGCCGATGGTTTTAAAGGTGCAGTAGGCGCGGCGGATATCCATGTATCGCCCGACGGCAAGTTTCTTTATGCCACCAATCGTGGTGACGCTAACGAGATTGTGGTTTTTGCGATTAATCCTGATACCGGCAGCCTGACCTTTGTTGAACGCAAACCAAGCATGGGCAAAACCCCACGCAACTTTGTGATTGATCCAACTGGTAATTTCCTGCTGGTAGCCAATCAGATGAGTGACGATATTTATGTTTACAAGCGCGATAAAGCAACCGGTAAACTGACGCTGACGCGTAATAAGATCAGTGTAGGTAATCCGTCTTGTTTGAAATTTACGCCTGCGGAGTAA
- a CDS encoding branched-chain amino acid aminotransferase translates to MTDTLDIKITKTQQSRLAQTDFSNLPFGQIFTDHMLVVDYADGEWKNFQIVPYGPLELSPAISALHYGQAFFEGLKAYKHADGKVTIFRPDKNASRFNKSADRLCMPQLPEDIFVNSIAALVDLEREWIPTAPGHSLYIRPFMFATDPYLGVSPSKTYKFIVLCCPVGAYFSKPLRVKFESHYTRSAEGGFGYAKAAGNYGGSMEPFKRAAEEGFDQLIWTDAKEHLYVEEMGAANVMFVLDGKLVTPSTRDTILDGVTRDTVIALARDWGMPVEERRVSIAEVVEGAKNGSLTDAFGAGTAATIAPVGAMHYDGVDYPMSDPSTREFSQKVLKTLNAIRYGEAPDTHNWNFLVG, encoded by the coding sequence ATGACTGATACGCTGGACATCAAGATCACGAAGACGCAACAATCGCGTTTAGCACAAACAGATTTCAGTAACCTGCCTTTCGGGCAAATATTCACCGACCACATGCTGGTCGTCGATTATGCTGATGGCGAATGGAAAAATTTCCAGATTGTCCCTTACGGCCCGCTGGAACTGAGCCCTGCTATTTCTGCCCTGCACTACGGACAGGCCTTTTTTGAAGGACTGAAAGCATATAAACACGCCGACGGAAAGGTCACCATTTTCCGTCCGGACAAAAATGCCTCACGCTTTAACAAAAGTGCCGACAGGCTGTGCATGCCGCAACTGCCGGAAGATATTTTTGTGAACAGCATTGCTGCCCTGGTTGATTTGGAGCGCGAGTGGATCCCTACGGCTCCTGGTCACTCGCTTTATATCCGTCCGTTTATGTTTGCTACAGACCCATACCTGGGCGTGTCGCCATCAAAAACGTATAAATTTATTGTGTTGTGCTGCCCAGTGGGTGCTTACTTCTCAAAACCACTGCGTGTGAAGTTTGAGAGCCATTATACTCGTTCTGCCGAAGGTGGTTTTGGTTATGCCAAAGCAGCCGGCAACTACGGTGGTTCTATGGAGCCATTTAAAAGAGCGGCCGAAGAAGGTTTTGATCAGCTGATCTGGACCGATGCCAAAGAGCACCTGTACGTAGAAGAAATGGGCGCAGCCAACGTAATGTTTGTACTAGACGGCAAGTTGGTAACCCCATCAACCCGCGATACCATTCTGGATGGTGTAACCCGCGACACGGTAATAGCCCTGGCCCGCGATTGGGGTATGCCGGTTGAAGAACGCCGCGTATCTATTGCCGAGGTGGTTGAAGGCGCCAAAAACGGCAGCCTGACAGATGCCTTTGGTGCCGGTACTGCTGCTACCATTGCCCCGGTAGGCGCTATGCACTACGATGGTGTAGATTACCCGATGAGTGATCCAAGCACCCGCGAGTTCTCTCAAAAAGTATTAAAAACCCTAAACGCCATCCGCTACGGCGAGGCGCCTGATACGCACAACTGGAATTTTCTGGTTGGGTAA
- a CDS encoding OsmC family protein, translating to MKRTAKAHWNGTLKDGQGELSTQSTTLNNTQYSFKTRFESGVGTNPEELLAAAHAGCFTMAVGAVLTQAGFTPGDLNTEAILDLDMANLTITGIHLELTGAAIDGVDEAKFKEIAEGAKANCIISKALSVPITLNVTYA from the coding sequence ATGAAAAGAACCGCGAAAGCACATTGGAACGGTACCCTGAAAGACGGCCAGGGCGAACTGAGCACTCAAAGCACTACCTTAAACAACACCCAGTACTCTTTCAAAACCCGTTTTGAATCTGGCGTGGGCACCAACCCTGAAGAGCTGCTTGCTGCTGCACATGCAGGCTGTTTTACTATGGCTGTAGGTGCTGTTCTAACTCAGGCAGGCTTTACCCCTGGCGACTTGAACACCGAGGCTATCCTTGACCTGGATATGGCTAACCTGACCATCACCGGCATTCACCTGGAACTTACCGGCGCTGCCATTGACGGTGTTGACGAAGCTAAATTCAAAGAAATTGCAGAAGGTGCAAAAGCAAACTGTATCATTTCAAAAGCACTGAGTGTGCCAATTACGCTAAACGTTACTTACGCATAA
- a CDS encoding 4-hydroxy-3-methylbut-2-enyl diphosphate reductase — translation MGEYNLQVTIDQDSGFCFGVVYAIDMAEDILAEDGYLYCLGDIVHNDEEVERLKAKGLRIIDHSQLKDLYNEKVLIRAHGEAPETYRLAMEHNIMLIDASCPVVLKLQNRIKTSHDNDEQIVIFGKHGHAEVIGLEGQTNGEALVFQDITELDALPLPQSFTLYSQTTKSTEKFYQIKEHLLAKGYEVKANDTICRQVSNRDKDLPKFANRFNKIVFVSGKKSSNGKVLYEVCRKHNPDTYFVSSVDELDKNLFAPGDTIGIAGATSTPMWLMQQVKAALEAF, via the coding sequence ATGGGCGAGTATAATTTACAGGTTACGATAGATCAGGATTCAGGTTTTTGTTTCGGAGTGGTATATGCCATTGATATGGCGGAAGATATACTGGCCGAAGACGGCTACCTCTACTGCCTGGGCGATATTGTGCATAACGATGAAGAGGTAGAGCGCCTGAAAGCAAAAGGACTGCGGATTATAGATCACAGTCAGCTGAAAGACCTGTATAACGAGAAAGTGCTGATCCGTGCCCACGGCGAAGCACCGGAAACCTACCGCCTGGCCATGGAGCATAACATTATGCTGATTGATGCCTCATGCCCGGTTGTACTGAAACTGCAGAACCGCATCAAAACATCGCATGATAATGACGAGCAGATTGTCATTTTTGGCAAACATGGCCATGCCGAGGTAATTGGCCTGGAAGGGCAAACCAACGGCGAAGCTCTGGTTTTTCAAGACATCACCGAACTGGACGCACTGCCATTGCCGCAAAGCTTTACCCTTTATAGCCAGACCACTAAAAGCACCGAGAAATTTTATCAGATCAAAGAGCATTTACTGGCCAAAGGCTACGAGGTTAAGGCTAACGATACCATCTGTCGCCAGGTATCTAACCGCGACAAAGACCTGCCCAAGTTTGCCAACCGCTTCAACAAAATTGTTTTTGTATCGGGCAAAAAGTCATCAAACGGCAAAGTACTTTACGAGGTATGCCGCAAACATAACCCCGATACTTACTTTGTATCATCTGTTGACGAGCTGGACAAAAACCTGTTTGCTCCGGGCGATACCATCGGCATAGCCGGCGCAACCTCAACTCCAATGTGGTTGATGCAGCAGGTAAAAGCCGCTTTGGAAGCTTTTTAG
- a CDS encoding voltage-gated chloride channel family protein, whose amino-acid sequence MFKKVINQNLPFFRYLIRWTLLSIPVAIAIGSMVALFLWLLTWAINFRFGHKWLLYLLPVAGVLIHFLYKLYGASAEKGNNLIIDEIHEPGAGVPRRMAPLILVTTVITHLFGGSAGREGTAVQIGGSLANLFAGWFKLNQADKQMLLTAGIAAGFGAVFGTPLTGTIFALEVLTIGRIKYDSLLPCLIAGLVGDATVSAWGIMHTQYHIGNVEAGQLFYGHQLHVNVWLLLKTIVASAVFGLAAYTFAKTAHAVKGISNKYIKIKWLTPVCGGVIIILLTVILGKPDYLSLGVSPEYPGAVTIVSAFRPGGADFFSWLWKLLYTTITLGTGFKGGEVTPLFYVGATLGNTLATLMSAPVSLFAALGFIAVFAGATNTPLACTIMGIELFGGEYALFYAVACFTAYFFSGNTGIYSAQRWLTPKTVE is encoded by the coding sequence ATGTTTAAAAAAGTCATCAACCAAAATCTTCCGTTTTTTCGTTATCTCATCCGCTGGACTTTGTTGTCCATCCCCGTTGCCATTGCCATTGGCAGCATGGTAGCCCTGTTTTTGTGGTTGCTTACCTGGGCCATCAACTTTAGGTTTGGGCATAAGTGGCTGCTGTATTTGCTGCCGGTTGCGGGTGTGCTCATCCATTTTTTGTATAAGCTTTACGGTGCCTCGGCAGAGAAAGGCAATAACCTGATCATCGACGAGATTCACGAACCCGGCGCAGGCGTGCCCCGCCGCATGGCCCCGCTTATTTTGGTTACTACAGTAATTACCCACTTGTTCGGTGGCTCTGCCGGGCGCGAGGGTACGGCCGTGCAAATTGGCGGCAGTTTGGCTAATTTGTTTGCCGGATGGTTCAAGCTCAATCAGGCTGATAAACAAATGCTGCTTACCGCTGGCATTGCCGCAGGGTTTGGGGCGGTTTTCGGTACGCCGTTAACGGGCACCATCTTCGCCCTGGAGGTGCTGACCATCGGTCGCATTAAGTATGATTCGCTATTGCCCTGTCTTATTGCCGGTCTGGTGGGCGATGCGACGGTATCTGCGTGGGGTATTATGCACACACAATATCATATTGGTAATGTAGAGGCCGGTCAGTTATTCTACGGGCACCAACTGCATGTAAACGTATGGTTGTTGTTAAAAACCATTGTAGCCTCAGCGGTATTTGGGCTGGCGGCTTATACATTTGCCAAAACAGCGCATGCCGTTAAAGGCATTTCTAACAAATACATTAAAATTAAATGGCTCACCCCGGTTTGCGGTGGTGTTATCATCATCCTGCTCACGGTTATTTTGGGTAAGCCCGATTATCTGAGCCTGGGTGTAAGCCCCGAGTATCCTGGCGCGGTAACCATTGTATCGGCCTTCCGGCCCGGCGGTGCCGATTTCTTCAGCTGGCTGTGGAAATTGCTTTATACCACCATTACGCTGGGTACCGGTTTTAAAGGCGGCGAAGTAACCCCGTTGTTTTACGTTGGTGCAACCCTGGGCAACACGCTGGCTACGCTAATGAGTGCGCCGGTAAGTCTTTTTGCGGCGCTGGGTTTTATTGCGGTTTTTGCCGGGGCAACCAACACGCCGCTGGCCTGCACTATTATGGGTATTGAGTTGTTTGGCGGCGAGTATGCGCTGTTTTATGCAGTAGCCTGTTTTACAGCCTACTTTTTTAGCGGCAATACCGGTATTTATAGCGCGCAACGTTGGCTCACCCCTAAAACTGTTGAATAA
- a CDS encoding tryptophan 2,3-dioxygenase family protein, with amino-acid sequence MDITPEIAERLAQLQQKYEAMGQDMTSYLDGLLHADFLTYWDYIHLDTLLSLQNPKTPFPDEEIFIMYHQITELYFKLVLHECKQIAGNEQLTAEFFTTRLKRVNRYFDALTQSFSIMVDGMEKEQFLKFRMSLLPASGFQSGQYRMIEIYATDFINLIAKDKRQELRVATIEEQFEYIYWKFGATELSTGKKTLTIKQFEKKYAQTFINLGKANITSNFNKLYQQLAANGQNTPELKSQLRSFDVHVNVNWPLVHYKSAVRYLHREPEEIKATGGTNWQKYLPPRFQKRIFYPDLWSAEEIENWGKGWVEDALAL; translated from the coding sequence ATGGACATTACGCCTGAAATTGCCGAACGTCTGGCCCAACTGCAACAGAAGTATGAGGCTATGGGGCAGGATATGACCAGCTATCTTGACGGGTTGCTGCATGCCGATTTCCTGACTTATTGGGATTACATCCACCTGGATACCCTGCTCAGTCTCCAAAACCCTAAAACACCGTTCCCTGATGAGGAGATCTTCATCATGTATCATCAGATTACAGAGCTGTATTTTAAGCTGGTGCTGCATGAGTGCAAACAGATTGCCGGCAATGAGCAATTAACAGCGGAGTTTTTTACCACACGGCTAAAACGCGTCAACCGTTATTTTGATGCGCTTACGCAATCGTTCAGCATTATGGTGGATGGGATGGAGAAAGAGCAATTTCTAAAATTCCGCATGTCGCTACTGCCGGCCAGCGGATTTCAGTCGGGCCAGTACCGGATGATCGAGATCTACGCTACAGATTTCATCAACCTGATAGCTAAAGACAAGCGACAGGAACTCCGCGTAGCCACCATTGAAGAACAGTTTGAATACATCTACTGGAAATTTGGCGCTACCGAACTATCAACCGGCAAGAAAACACTCACAATCAAGCAATTTGAAAAGAAATACGCCCAAACATTTATTAATCTGGGCAAGGCCAACATCACCAGCAATTTCAATAAGCTTTATCAACAACTGGCCGCCAATGGGCAGAATACTCCTGAGCTAAAAAGCCAGCTGCGCAGCTTTGATGTGCATGTAAACGTAAACTGGCCGCTGGTGCATTATAAATCTGCCGTTCGCTACCTCCACCGCGAGCCCGAAGAGATCAAGGCCACCGGTGGAACCAACTGGCAGAAGTATTTGCCGCCGCGTTTCCAGAAACGTATTTTTTACCCTGACCTGTGGAGCGCAGAGGAAATAGAAAACTGGGGTAAGGGTTGGGTGGAAGATGCTTTAGCGCTCTAA
- the pdeM gene encoding ligase-associated DNA damage response endonuclease PdeM, protein MTTAAGLEIELQGQTLSLLPQKAIYWKEERALIAADVHLGKVGHFRKAGIAVPRDMEQDDLACLSDLIEEYHPEKIIFLGDLFHSDMNSDWEWFALWRRHFAHLQIVLIRGNHDIIHDRHYIQLDVDLHNELLVGPFLMLHHPLVDEQLEQAKGYVFCGHIHPGVCLSGRARQSVTLPCFAFGERQAILPSFGKFTGRVALRHRETDRIFGVLKDKVIAV, encoded by the coding sequence ATGACGACTGCTGCCGGGCTGGAGATTGAATTACAGGGACAAACACTATCACTTTTACCGCAAAAAGCTATTTACTGGAAAGAGGAACGTGCGCTGATTGCGGCCGATGTGCATCTGGGTAAAGTTGGGCACTTCCGTAAAGCAGGCATTGCCGTACCGCGCGATATGGAACAGGATGACCTGGCTTGTCTGTCTGACCTGATCGAAGAATATCATCCAGAGAAGATTATCTTTCTGGGCGATCTTTTCCACAGTGATATGAACAGTGATTGGGAGTGGTTTGCCCTTTGGCGCCGTCACTTTGCACATTTGCAAATTGTCCTGATCCGCGGCAATCATGATATTATTCATGACAGGCATTACATCCAACTGGATGTGGACTTACATAATGAATTATTGGTTGGCCCATTCCTGATGCTGCACCACCCGTTAGTTGATGAACAACTGGAACAGGCCAAAGGCTATGTATTCTGCGGACATATCCACCCGGGCGTTTGCCTGAGTGGTCGCGCTCGGCAAAGTGTTACCTTGCCATGTTTTGCCTTTGGCGAGCGACAAGCCATTCTGCCATCATTTGGCAAGTTTACCGGCAGGGTAGCCTTGCGCCATCGGGAAACTGACCGCATCTTCGGAGTACTAAAAGACAAGGTGATTGCGGTCTGA
- a CDS encoding universal stress protein → MKKILIGVDDSKFADHAIAYGFELAQKLGAAVGLVHVIQPVPMMEATDTGVGMPIEGVVNYVAPELMDLQQQGSENMIDRVITKYGHGEDISHFTEFGPTAEGIVDCAKKFHADMIVVGTHSRTGLDRLFMGSVAEHVVRYSPVPVIVVPMPKEEEK, encoded by the coding sequence ATGAAAAAGATTTTAATAGGCGTGGATGATAGCAAGTTTGCCGACCATGCCATAGCATACGGGTTTGAACTGGCTCAGAAATTGGGCGCTGCGGTAGGGTTGGTGCATGTGATACAACCAGTGCCAATGATGGAAGCAACAGATACAGGCGTGGGCATGCCCATAGAGGGCGTTGTGAACTACGTGGCCCCAGAGTTAATGGACCTGCAACAGCAGGGCTCTGAAAACATGATTGACCGCGTAATAACAAAATATGGTCATGGCGAGGATATCTCTCACTTTACCGAATTTGGACCAACGGCCGAGGGTATTGTTGATTGCGCCAAGAAGTTTCATGCCGATATGATTGTGGTGGGTACACACAGCCGCACCGGTTTAGACCGTCTGTTTATGGGGAGCGTAGCCGAGCATGTGGTGCGCTACTCGCCCGTACCGGTAATTGTTGTGCCGATGCCAAAAGAAGAAGAAAAGTAG